The nucleotide sequence GACACAGAGGCTGAAGAGCTGAAGGCTGATGTTAAGAAGTTCCTTTATGACCTCCGCATGCAGGCTGAGGTGATTGTTATAACAATGAAGTCATGGGAGGCACATGTTGACGCGGGGGACCAGCAGGATGAATCGGCGGAGGCATTCACGGGTGCACAACGTCGAATTGCTTCCTACCTAGCTGAGATGAAGGAGACTGCTAGGAATGAAGGGAAACCACTAATGGCCGATGGGAAGCCAGTGGTGGTGAATGAGCAGCAGGTTGACAAGTTCCTTTACACGACCCTGAAGTTGAACTCGACCATTCTGAGATACTCACGGATGTCTGCGGTCGTGCTTGTCAGCCTCCCACCACCACCTCTAAACCACCCAGCGTACTTTTACATGGAGTATATGGATCTCTTAGTTGAAAATGTGCCGAGGATGTTGATAGTTAGGGGGTATAGGAGAGATGTTGTCACTTTGTTTACGTAATTGTATACGTACCGACTTTTCTGGTCACACGACCTTGTTGTAATTGACTTATGCCTGTGGGTTGGTTTTGTTTACTCAtctgatatttattctttatagtCATTTTTTGACCTGTTCAGGTGAGTCATCTGCTACTTGAATTGGTTGTGGTTTTTGGTGATACAACGACCTACGAAGGATAATAGCAGTTGGTTGTCAGTCTATGTTGAGATCAACAAAGCTGCTGTTCACCATATATAATATTAGCTATTGATGAGCCAAAAAACACGGCCTGTTGATAGTGGACGAATAAAACTCGTTTGTAGTGCGAAGTTAGGGTGGCTAATCATGAATTCTACACAACATACTCACTGTGGATGATTAGTGCAAAGATGATTCCACAGGTGTCAAGTGACCGACCTCCATTGGCTTAtgttccctatatatatatatatatatatatatacatatatatatatatatacatatacatatatatatatatatatatacatatacatatatatatatatatatatacatatatatatatatatacatatatatatacatacatacatatatacatacatacatacatatatatatatatatatatatatatatatacatatatatacaggcATGAGTTAGTGATTAAAAACTTCACCAAAATGTACACCCAACCCCACAAAAACCCATCACAACACTACGTATTTGCAGTAAGCCATGAACTCACCTTCCTGATTCGGTTCGTGGAAATCTGATACCAGTTGTGTTTTGAGTCCCAGGTTGCAGAAAGATCCTGTTAAAGCCTTCCAACCGCACAAGAACTCAGTGAAGCACTACAGAATCCACTCTGATACAATCATGAATGTTAACACGAAAATAAAGGGATGGTCTCCATGCCACCTCTGAGACTGTTTGTTGACGTGGCCATCTCGTTTAATGGCATTAGATCTACCTAATGAAAGACTCCATAAGGAACTGGTGTTATGAATCTACAAGTGCACTATTCATTACACCAAAGAAGATGAATCTCTCACATGACATGGGAACAGCGATTTCTACCACCTAGATTCGTCTTTGAATCACTTGGATCCCTCGACACACCAAGGCTTCCCTCTTGGATCATCAGACTCCAACTCTGACTCCAACCCCGAGATCCATCACCTAATGTTGGATGCTTGGTCCAGGCATCCACCTGTTCTTGCTCTACTTGCCATCACAACTTCCAGCAGGGCAAGATAATTTACAAACAGTGCAACAAAGAGCAGTCCACGCTCTTGTGCTTCCAGCTCCCTCCGTCGGAGCAACTTGATGACTTCTTCTGCGACTGACCATGACAAGGATGACCTGCAGAACAAGATCATTTGTTATTCCAGCCTTCCTACCATCAAAGACGATgacatatacataaacatatacatatatatacatatattatatatatatgtatatatatacatatatatacatatatatacatatatatatatatacatatatatacatatatatatatatatccattccTTTTTGGAGCAAATATGATCTAAATGTGAGAACACTGGAACAAGTGCTGATGTTAAAACTAAAGCAAAAGATAGAACAGAGAATCCACATGCTCCTTTGTGTAAACTATGAAATAGATCAGGCAGGTTCTCTCGGTATCTTAAGATGTGAATTTTAGATGCGTGAACTCCAACAATGACATGTTTTTGCTACAATGACATGATCAACAACTTGAAAATAATTCTGAACATTCTGCAAAATTTACAATAACCTCCTCATTGATAGGCCTTTGACTCGTCACAAATAATCAATTATGCAACATCTGCAGGGAATCTCCAGATGAAATAATTAATCATCCTTTTGAATGCATCTAAATATTTTGAAAGGTAACTCAAGCAGAAAAAATGCTGCACAGTATAAATGCCAACTCAAAGATGAACAAGATATTAGTTAAATCATAAATTGAGTACATAggattaaaaatcaagaaatattaGTAAGAATGGTTTGAAATACATGTAACAGTAAGCAATTGAATGATTGAAGCATGGTAAGATCGACACAAAGTCCTTACACTTTAAAGCATAGATGTCATCGAAGAACTAATGATATTCTTAATTTGGTTTGAATAGTGCTACCAACATATCTTTACCAAATATATAACTTTATTCCTCAGAACATGCTCTTTTCTTTTCAAGATCTAGATTGGCTACTCTACAAAAGTGGTATTATCTCTTAATTGCCAACAAAAGTCGAAgacaatgccaatctgtatgccacAAGTCCAACCttctgtaagatctcaaatgtccTTTGGCTAACTTCTTCATTCTTccttctgcataacttttctagtGGTTGTTAATAATCTTTAACGTATTGTCACAACCCGGGCCTAATAAGCTAGTTGGCTTACCAACTTCGTTTGGCCCAAACAATTAgccaaaatacttaagttgaagttgatagtagtacactcatcaaaccaTTATAAGCCAATATTTAgtcttgcccacttccgatgtgggactactcAAGGTGTTATAGCATGGTCCATTTGAGGCATAGCTTGGTGGTGGCTTCACGTCGTGACAAGTCCTATAAATCTATATATGGGtatccctttcctactcgagccccctcaccatgtcTAAATAaggtcggctctaataccaattatcacGACCCAGGCCTAATGAGTTAGCTGGTTTATCAACTTTAGTTGGCCCAAACCACtggtcaaaatacttaagctgaagttaataataatatactcatcagacccttataagtcaatctttagtcttgcccacttccgatgtgagactaatcgaGGTGTTACAATTTAGGtcaactacatggatcttttgttgccattgagatctgtaaaaagccatatgtttaattaagtttagaagatttaaatctttatttatagtttctattaaaaatttttggatcatcctctttttagtttctattaaaatcattttatctTTTCTAACGATCATATTTGTAGGTCTCATAAGCACatgctcataccatcttaaacgattctctctcatcttatcctctatcaaaatGATACCTAGttgtttacaaataaaaatattttttattctatcTTTCTTAGCAACTCCACACAttcatttttgcatttttatctcGGCAACAAAagctttttgtatatgttatttcttaACTTCCAACACTCGAAACAATAAAGCATTGTTGATCTCACAActgtcttataatattttttttaatctccaAGGTATCCGATAATTATATAAGACTACTAATATCCCTCACCATTTTAATCATCTTGtttttactctataaataatatctttatcaatctctCCATCTCgttaaataattgatccaagatatatAAAACTTATACTTAAAGGAACTTCTTACtcatccaacttaactatattctcttgcatattcctaatattactaaaattttatttcatatattcagttttaatcatacttaatctaaaacctttagtttctaagaATTATCTTCGTACTCAAGTTTATAATAGAATAGCAATAGAAAATGACATTAATATAAAGAAGACGAAAAAAATTATAGAACTAAAAaaagttatattttcataaatagGCCCATTATGGGCTAGCGTAGATTGTCCATGTGCATCATGAACTAGTGCAACATATGGAGAACACGACACTTAAAAGGTTACTACTAAGATGTGAGTCAAATTTAAACATTACCAAGAATTTGACTTGACAAGCagtaaaaaaatctcaaatgtagGTAACACTAAAATGGTGTCGGCAGATGTCAAGCCATCCGAGCCTACCATTAATCTTGATGAAGTTTTGACATTTCCATATCATCAAATAAATGTATTTTATCTCTTAATCCATCTCTCTCTTCTAAACTATGCATGATTTCAAGGTTCCAAATACTGGGCATACTATTGACCGATAGGGTTTGGTATTTACCAGTCCACTAGATGACCAATACGTGAACTGAGAGATACCACCAATACAATTTGAAACAGTGTATTTTATTTTGTCTAGACAGGTGTAATCTGCTATCGACAGCTGTTGACATCCATCAACATCAGGTACTTGAGATgctaaattattaaaataataggtaaaaaaattaaaaagtagtTTTCAGCAATGCTGTTGAAACtttccctcttctctctctttcccttTGTTCAGTCACAACCACCACTCCACCTTGGCATCCACATCCTTCAATAGTCATTGCTgtctctcctcctcttccccctCTCACTCTAGTCCAAGCATTCTGACCAGTACTGAGTGAAGAACTGTCATTGTAGAGGTTAGGTCGCCTACCAATATTAGCACGGAACCAAGATTTTGAACCTTTCATGAATTCATGGTTAAGTCACTCGTTTTCTGTATATTTCAAACGATTTATGCTTAGATAAGGTTAATTAtgccaaatttaaaaaaaattacatttcaACTATTTTGTAGCTACAATCCACCACGAATTAAGTTAGAGAAACATGTATAAAAAATAACCTTGTGGCCTAAACCAGCATTGAATGTTAGAATTACACCACAATGTGTTCAGATTAAGTTAGAGAGAGAAAACCAGCTAAAACCAGTCACATGCATGCAAGTCAATGTGTGCTGGTGTGCTAGTTCCATTACAGCATCACATTAGCATGTTCCCTAGAATAGCACATTATGATAGAATAAGGCTGATTGGCATAGAGGTGGTATATAACAAAATTCTTGAGGTTACATGACAGTGAATTAGGAACAGAACTACTCAATCAACATAAGCAATATGGGCATACCCTTATCATCAAATTCTCCATGGGCAGAACCTCGTAATATGAAATTCCTCAAATCATTTACATATAagtggaatatcaagaagaactaacCTCTAGAATGCAAAGATGATAGCTTGCAAGGCAAGAATGCGTGCCACTAATGTAGCATTACTGCTTTTCTTAGTCCTGCTGCAATCTAAGGGTACCTGTTTGAAATGGCAATACCCATCTCAATCACTACAAAAGAACTATCAACAAAACACAGAGTAAAGTAGGACATTTAATGTACCTCAAGATGACATAATGATGATCACCTCAAACTGTTGTTTGATCTGAGCTGCTGCCCTGCACAAACTGTGGTGAATGAGCAGGTACTATGAAGTGTGGCTGGGCAGGAACAGGGGTTGCTAATCCTGTAATGTTGAATACTAAAATTATTTTCTACAGGCTATGCCAATAACATAGTAAATTGCAGCAAACCACTTGTACAAAGGTTCAAAAAACAAGAACATTACGGTTATTTTCTGACTCCTTTGAGCTTGAAATGATATATTTGTTGAGAACCACAGTCAAATGTAAAGACCAAGGATCACAATTAAAATGACCAAACTAAAGAAAGAAATACAGAAtatttttaacaagttcaaattcAAACCAACTACAGCAAATAGAATACTAGTATCTGATGTTCTCCACTAAGTCATATCTTGCATCAaggaaacaaaattaaaaaagcACCAATATACTACAAGTTGAGCTTAGTAAGGTCAACCATTAATTTATTCTTGTGCCAACCACGAATTTGTAACACTAGGTAACATTCACTCAATCCTTTCTCTTGAACCTCATCAACAGTAGAGTCCTGTATGTCCCAACCACAATCTATGCTCACCTCAAAGAGATACAGATACCTAGATATAATATAACATGTAACTTAAGACCTGAACATACGAAATaacaaagaaaatgaaatttcTAGGAGAAAATATACCAGCTGGATAGGGTGCTTGAATCACAGGTCGAGGAGCACTTGCCATTCCATTGACATTTGGTCCACTCAATTGCACAATCTGATTAGCTGGCATTGTGTAGCCCTGAACTGCCATATAACCAGGCCCACCAGACATAGGTTGACCAAATTGACCAAATGGGTAAACAGCTGTATTTACAGCTCCTGGAAACCCATAAACTTGAAAGTAATGGTGCCCCATGTAAGGGTTGTATATATtctacaaaagaaagaaagaggattGTATACATTctgcaaaagaaagaaatataatcACAACTGCCACTGCTAATAGCAACAGTCTAAAATCAACTTCCAGATTCAGAAAAAAGGATTGACATAATTCTGGGTACTGAACCTGTGGAAAGATGTACTCCGGCCCATATGGATTGTAACTGCAAAAGGAATTTTTATAGTAATCAATAAAGGCACTTGATTGATACTCCACTAACACATTCACAATAATCATAAACCACAATAAATATTTGAAGGACCTTAagcatagatgtgataagcacaaATTCCTAACATCATGACAACCAGAGACTACAGAGTCTTACTACCTTCTCCCTATTCCTAGGGTGTGCAAGCAGTGTCACCATAGCCATGTCAACTTGGAGCTTATGTTTCCCCATCTTAATTTCCCCCTAAACTCTCTGCAAGTGGATAATAAACTAATATCCCATCATCCTTATTTGCAATTGGCTAATATCAAACCATAATACTAACAACTGAAAGATAATTATTCTTTAACTTCATCAGTTGCCTTCAATGGAATTGCCAAAATATATATCAGTGCATGAGTATTGTACTGTTTTCACTAATACAGATAGAGAGAATTTAATGTTTGAATttccttgaatatatatatatatatatatattgatgttattTTAGTTAAAAATCACAGCCTACATAAGCTCTTGCCACTAACAAATCTGAAAAGGGTCAACTAAATGCATCTTTAACCCCGGATTCAGAAAGGCTGTTCCTCAGTTACAAGCCACAAAATGAAGGGCGTATCCGCTTATTGAATTCTAATCAAGACACATATTTCCGAACATggattacaaattaaaaaaaGGTCCATCTCTtacatttatttaattattagaaTCATATATTATATGTCAAAGAATAACTAAAAGCAAGTAAAGCTCATTAATTTTACACAACATAGCTATTATCTGACTCAAGATAATTGTAAAACAAAAATCCTTTATATCAGAAAGTTCAGATTTCTCCATGTTTAACGGAAAAAATATAGGTGGCACACTTGATTAATATCAGTGCCTGCTTCCATGCCTATCTAATAGAAGTGAACATGTACATAGTTATGGTATTATAAGGTCAGGTAACAATTAAGTTGGTTTAGCCAAATACTTTACAATTCAATCTACCTTATCTTACAACTATATATCACCTAAAACATACCTTGCTATTCTTTGTTCCTAGTAGGGCATGCTTTTAAGTTAGAAAGATGGGACCACAAGAGAGTTCCCATTCGAAATCTCTTCTAAAAGCTTACACGTTCAAGATCATAGTACTGCTGGTTCAGAAGTAAAAACAGAGAGAATATTAACAGTAAATTTTTCTTCTCCACAATTTTTAGTTGTGATTCTTTCACTTATTCATCCTAGTAATTAGTTCTTTAAACTAATCAACTTCATAATAAGATATCAGGACAGATATCAAAGGAAATATTAATTACTTTCTTTTAACAACAACCAACTACTGTTCTGAAAAGATTCAGAAGATCAACCAACCTATATGGTGGATAAGGAAACCCTTGTTGGTAGCCAAAAGGAACTGATGATTGATGAGCAGGACTTCCGACATATGGCCCTCGTGGAACCAACACACCTCCAATGTTGGGGCCTGCTGACCTTGGGCGCACTAAAAAAGAAAGCCCGACAAACAAACCGACGTCCATGTTACAAGTGGCTAGCATGTCGTAGCAGCATGGCAACAATAGAAAAGGAAAAACATCAAGAATGGATATAATACATTTTCCTTCAGATTCTTAAAGTTCAATATTTTTGTcttttatattatctttttttttgtagGGAGGATTTGGTCGactagaaaaataaattaattcaTTCTATAAGTCAAAAAAATGTTCTGAATGTTTCACAGACAGGTATCTATTTGGTAAGTATTTTATGTGGAAGGAAACATAAGGACTTCCTTGTGAGGGCAAATCAATTGTTATAGACCAAAAGAAGCAGGTCTATATAGATTGGGAAAGGCCGTAGATGAAAAAGTGAAACAACCATAATGAAGTAGTCAAAAGCATTTAAATGATTCCCATATGGACAACTAGTATTTCAAGCATGCTCAGAGAAATGCAGGCGGCGAAAGCAAAGCTAAAAGAAACCACCCGTGGTTTGCTCCAAAGCTTGGTGGTCAGTGACATGAGTACTTGTGCCGACATATGCTGATCAACATGATAATCCCTGGTTTGCATTAGTAATAAGTACTGAAATTTTGAATTCATCCACTTAATCTAACTTCTGCAAAGAAGAAAGATGCCAAATTGGCAAATCTGAAagcaaagagaaaaatataatagtCCTATAGATTACAAAATGCACCATTACAGAAGACCTATCTTCCTCCTAATTCAGAAGGAAAGAaaggatatctaaaataattaGGAGTTCCCACAACTTCAACATTCTTGTTTGTCCATCATCAAATATATATAACTTTCTACCCAGTGTTGCATTAAACCATTTGATGTTGATTTAATTGTTTTCCTATCTCTGTGATATGGTTTAACATTTTCCAAAACATAAACTCGACCTAAAAATTTATTTGCATTTTTATGTCTCTATCGAGTCCGAGTAACCAATACACGAACAATTAAAAAGAACCTGATGCTTATGTAAAGTCCAGGCCTTTCGCAACTCCATTAAGACTAAGGCACAAAGTAAAGATACAATAAAGTTTGTTGATGATTTTACAAGCTGCAAAACCAGGTGGTAGATATAGTTTAAGGCACTTACAAAATAACATGCTTGACCACATCATGTCTGAAGCCCTCTTAGAAACTGGATAAAGATATGGGTTATGGTTACAAGTTACAACACAACAGGGATACAACAATCTTAAAATGTTAG is from Musa acuminata AAA Group cultivar baxijiao chromosome BXJ1-6, Cavendish_Baxijiao_AAA, whole genome shotgun sequence and encodes:
- the LOC103973857 gene encoding uncharacterized protein LOC103973857 isoform X2, coding for MAFHHPGPGSASGSASSSSSGFHFLNSPFGDTTLTKVFVGGLAWETKSETLRRHFEQFGEILEAVVITDKNTGRSKGYGFVTFRQSESAKRACADPSPVIDGRRANCNLASLGRPRPALQFGVSKRASDMMWSSMLFLRPRSAGPNIGGVLVPRGPYVGSPAHQSSVPFGYQQGFPYPPYSYNPYGPEYIFPQNIYNPYMGHHYFQVYGFPGAVNTAVYPFGQFGQPMSGGPGYMAVQGYTMPANQIVQLSGPNVNGMASAPRPVIQAPYPAGLATPVPAQPHFIVPAHSPQFVQGSSSDQTTV
- the LOC103973857 gene encoding uncharacterized protein LOC103973857 isoform X3, whose translation is MAFHHPGPGSASGSASSSSSGFHFLNSPFGDTTLTKVFVGGLAWETKSETLRRHFEQFGEILEAVVITDKNTGRSKGYGFVTFRQSESAKRACADPSPVIDGRRANCNLASLGRPRPALQFGVRPRSAGPNIGGVLVPRGPYVGSPAHQSSVPFGYQQGFPYPPYSYNPYGPEYIFPQNIYNPYMGHHYFQVYGFPGAVNTAVYPFGQFGQPMSGGPGYMAVQGYTMPANQIVQLSGPNVNGMASAPRPVIQAPYPAGLATPVPAQPHFIVPAHSPQFVQGSSSDQTTV
- the LOC103973857 gene encoding uncharacterized protein LOC103973857 isoform X1 encodes the protein MAFHHPGPGSASGSASSSSSGFHFLNSPFGDTTLTKVFVGGLAWETKSETLRRHFEQFGEILEAVVITDKNTGRSKGYGFVTFRQSESAKRACADPSPVIDGRRANCNLASLGRPRPALQFGATCNMDVGLFVGLSFLVRPRSAGPNIGGVLVPRGPYVGSPAHQSSVPFGYQQGFPYPPYSYNPYGPEYIFPQNIYNPYMGHHYFQVYGFPGAVNTAVYPFGQFGQPMSGGPGYMAVQGYTMPANQIVQLSGPNVNGMASAPRPVIQAPYPAGLATPVPAQPHFIVPAHSPQFVQGSSSDQTTV